The following proteins are co-located in the Alcaligenes faecalis genome:
- the pap gene encoding polyphosphate:AMP phosphotransferase has protein sequence MGHVLQFAERDPSLSDDLAKTQIDALREALLMKQYERLQKADQTLLIVVAGMDGVGKGSAINTLNTWLDPRHVHTLAFGKLSEEEAMRPLMWRYWNRLPVRGQTGLVFGSWYAPLMKELGRKKPDSTKIALYTHLINRFEAQLAFQGVQVLKLWFHLSAQAQLNRCTALMADPNTAWRVSKADLKVHKKFKQLRNAATQTINLTHRNYAPWVVIPSADPNLRNVSLAKVVLQALDKPIVPRQVKEPYAFPFRLNVPTATLQSPPPAEPVLDYDAELLHWQGRLSGAVRSKAFRKHSLVLVFEGRDAAGKGGTIRRLTEALDVRTYDIHPISAPNAVELARPYLWRFWRKLPRLGEISIFDRSWYGRVLVERVERLITRAAWHRSYEEINEFEAQLLANGTAVIKFWLDIDKDEQLKRFKAREETPFKAYKITEEDWRNRGKWTAYQRAAEEMFAQTDTHMAPWHIVPSKDKKAARIQVLRTVVETLESLDEHMISLNEPALSDQVSEQV, from the coding sequence ATGGGCCATGTATTACAGTTTGCCGAACGCGATCCCAGCTTGAGTGATGACTTAGCCAAGACGCAGATTGATGCGCTGCGCGAGGCGCTGTTGATGAAGCAGTACGAACGCTTGCAAAAGGCGGATCAAACCTTGCTGATTGTGGTGGCAGGTATGGATGGTGTGGGGAAAGGCTCGGCGATTAATACCTTGAATACTTGGCTGGACCCTCGTCACGTCCATACCTTGGCTTTTGGCAAGTTAAGTGAAGAAGAAGCCATGCGGCCTTTAATGTGGCGTTATTGGAATCGGCTGCCTGTTCGCGGTCAGACGGGGTTGGTGTTCGGCTCCTGGTATGCCCCTTTGATGAAAGAGCTGGGCCGCAAAAAGCCGGATTCGACCAAGATCGCCCTATACACCCATTTGATCAATCGTTTTGAGGCGCAGTTGGCCTTTCAGGGCGTGCAGGTGTTGAAGTTATGGTTCCACCTCTCCGCCCAAGCTCAGTTGAACCGATGCACGGCTTTGATGGCCGACCCAAATACAGCTTGGCGTGTTAGCAAGGCAGACTTGAAGGTTCACAAGAAATTCAAGCAATTGCGCAATGCGGCCACACAAACCATTAATCTGACTCATAGAAATTACGCCCCTTGGGTGGTCATCCCCAGTGCCGATCCAAACTTGCGTAATGTGTCTTTGGCAAAAGTCGTGTTGCAAGCCTTGGACAAACCGATTGTCCCGCGACAGGTCAAAGAGCCGTATGCTTTCCCGTTTCGTTTGAATGTGCCGACCGCCACCTTGCAGTCCCCTCCTCCAGCGGAGCCTGTGCTGGATTATGATGCGGAGCTTTTGCATTGGCAGGGCCGCTTGTCCGGCGCGGTACGTAGCAAAGCGTTCCGTAAGCATTCTTTGGTGCTGGTCTTTGAGGGGCGTGATGCTGCGGGTAAAGGCGGCACTATTCGCCGTTTGACCGAGGCTCTGGATGTGCGTACTTACGACATCCACCCTATTTCTGCCCCTAATGCGGTGGAGCTGGCACGTCCGTATCTATGGCGTTTCTGGCGTAAATTGCCGCGCCTGGGGGAGATCTCCATTTTTGATCGTTCCTGGTACGGGCGAGTGCTGGTCGAGCGAGTTGAGAGATTGATCACCCGCGCTGCTTGGCACCGTTCTTACGAGGAAATCAATGAGTTTGAGGCGCAACTGCTGGCCAATGGTACGGCAGTGATTAAATTCTGGCTGGATATTGATAAGGACGAGCAGCTCAAGCGTTTCAAGGCTCGCGAAGAAACTCCCTTCAAGGCCTACAAGATTACGGAAGAGGATTGGCGTAATCGGGGCAAGTGGACGGCGTATCAACGCGCGGCTGAGGAGATGTTTGCCCAGACCGATACTCATATGGCGCCCTGGCATATTGTGCCCAGCAAGGATAAAAAAGCGGCTCGTATTCAGGTGTTGCGTACCGTTGTGGAAACGCTGGAGTCTTTGGATGAGCACATGATCAGCCTGAATGAGCCAGCCTTGTCGGATCAAGTGAGTGAGCAGGTATAG
- the purT gene encoding formate-dependent phosphoribosylglycinamide formyltransferase, translating to MSLLGTPLSSSSDKIMLLGSGELGKEVLIALQRLGVETIAVDRYENAPGQQVAHHSRTVTMSDAEQLRALIEQEKPTLVVPEIEAIATDVLEELEAQGKVRVIPTARAARLTMDREGIRRLAAETLGVPTSPYQFCESLEELQAAIDDKIGYPCVVKPLMSSSGKGQSKISGPDDVAKAWDYAMAGGRVSQCRVIVEGFIDFDYEITLLTVRAVGADGQIETQFCDPIGHKQVDGDYVESWQPQPMSPAALQSARDIAQAVTQNLGGQGLFGVELFVKGDQVWFSEVSPRPHDTGMVTMATQWQSEFELHARAILGLPVNTALRMPGASAVIYGGVDAQDVDFLNVAEALRIPQTDIRLFGKPESFEKRRMGVALAADTDLETARANARQAAATVKVQAR from the coding sequence ATGAGCCTGTTGGGCACCCCTTTATCGTCGTCGTCGGACAAAATCATGCTCTTGGGCTCGGGAGAGCTGGGCAAGGAAGTGCTGATTGCGCTGCAACGCCTGGGGGTAGAAACCATCGCGGTAGACCGCTACGAGAACGCACCCGGTCAGCAAGTCGCCCATCATTCGCGCACCGTCACCATGAGCGACGCCGAGCAACTGCGCGCCCTGATCGAACAGGAAAAGCCCACCTTGGTCGTGCCCGAGATTGAAGCTATCGCCACTGACGTGCTGGAAGAGCTGGAAGCCCAAGGCAAGGTGCGTGTCATTCCCACTGCCCGTGCCGCTCGCCTGACCATGGACCGCGAAGGCATTCGCCGCCTGGCCGCTGAAACCCTGGGCGTTCCCACCAGCCCCTACCAATTCTGCGAATCGCTGGAAGAACTGCAAGCCGCTATCGACGACAAGATCGGCTACCCCTGCGTGGTTAAACCCTTGATGAGCAGCTCGGGCAAAGGCCAAAGCAAAATCAGCGGGCCTGATGACGTCGCCAAAGCCTGGGACTACGCCATGGCCGGCGGCCGTGTCAGCCAATGCCGCGTCATTGTGGAAGGCTTTATCGACTTCGACTACGAAATCACCTTGTTGACCGTCCGTGCCGTCGGCGCAGACGGCCAGATCGAAACCCAGTTCTGCGATCCTATCGGCCACAAACAGGTGGATGGTGACTACGTAGAAAGCTGGCAGCCCCAGCCCATGAGTCCCGCGGCTCTGCAAAGCGCCCGCGATATCGCCCAAGCCGTTACCCAGAACCTGGGCGGCCAAGGCTTGTTTGGTGTAGAGCTGTTTGTGAAAGGCGATCAGGTCTGGTTCAGCGAAGTCAGCCCCCGTCCACACGACACCGGCATGGTCACCATGGCTACCCAATGGCAATCCGAATTTGAGCTGCACGCCCGCGCCATTCTGGGTCTGCCTGTCAATACCGCCTTGCGCATGCCCGGCGCCAGCGCCGTGATTTACGGTGGCGTAGACGCACAAGACGTGGACTTCCTGAATGTGGCCGAAGCCCTGCGCATCCCGCAAACCGATATCCGTCTCTTCGGCAAACCCGAGAGCTTTGAAAAACGCCGCATGGGTGTTGCCCTGGCAGCAGACACTGACTTGGAAACGGCCCGTGCCAACGCCCGCCAAGCCGCTGCCACTGTAAAAGTTCAAGCTCGCTAA
- a CDS encoding multicopper oxidase family protein, producing the protein MKRRDFFKLTLGASLLSSLPLRGWAQGMVGHHGPMSETMSGRGMLAQQTLMPTEKMPAGQTLQSLPVLKNSSQNKGLFQAKITAAAHQRVLADGKTTELWLYNGQAPGPLIELYEGDQVEIEFENQLNQATTIHWHGLPVPSDQDGNPQDAVLPGQSRYYRFTLPEGCAGTYWYHPHPHGQSGEQVAHGLGGTIIVRSPKDPLKDYAEQHWAISDLRLDIKGHIPANTGPDWMNGREGQFVLLNGQRQPLVQTSTAERIRIWNSCSARYLKLHIPGARLIQVGTDGGLLEQPLAAVDSVLLAPAERVEFFIQTAKNLDSSLQALYYDRQKMMVQENPETLILATLKIRHEKIELPEQLRVMPAIPAASSTTKVIFSEVMPMSHDMQSGHGSGMTGMDSDMMPRMAAMRSMFRINNQVYDMNRIDLRCPTGEWQYWDIINDSHMDHPFHLHGTQFQVLARQTGNRSVPEPFRAWRDTVNLRPNETVRLAFRQDLPGLRMFHCHILEHEDLGMMAQLMVE; encoded by the coding sequence ATGAAACGACGCGACTTTTTCAAACTGACCTTAGGTGCCAGCCTTTTGAGCAGCTTGCCACTGAGGGGCTGGGCGCAAGGAATGGTGGGCCACCACGGCCCCATGTCGGAAACTATGTCCGGCCGCGGCATGCTGGCTCAGCAAACCTTGATGCCCACCGAAAAAATGCCGGCAGGTCAGACTCTGCAATCTTTACCTGTACTGAAAAACAGTAGTCAGAATAAAGGGCTATTTCAGGCCAAAATTACCGCAGCCGCCCATCAACGGGTGCTGGCAGATGGCAAAACCACCGAGCTTTGGCTCTACAACGGCCAAGCTCCCGGCCCCTTGATTGAGCTCTACGAAGGCGACCAAGTAGAAATCGAGTTTGAAAACCAGTTGAATCAGGCCACCACAATTCACTGGCACGGCTTGCCCGTACCTTCTGATCAGGACGGCAATCCGCAAGATGCCGTTTTGCCGGGACAAAGCCGCTACTACCGCTTTACCTTGCCCGAAGGCTGTGCGGGCACCTACTGGTATCACCCACACCCCCATGGCCAAAGCGGTGAGCAAGTTGCGCACGGACTGGGCGGGACGATTATTGTTCGCTCTCCCAAAGATCCATTGAAGGACTACGCGGAACAACATTGGGCGATCAGCGACTTGCGGCTGGACATCAAAGGCCATATCCCAGCCAATACAGGCCCCGACTGGATGAATGGCCGGGAAGGGCAGTTCGTACTACTGAATGGTCAACGTCAGCCCCTTGTCCAAACCAGCACTGCAGAACGCATCCGTATCTGGAACTCCTGTTCTGCCCGCTATTTGAAGCTGCATATCCCCGGTGCCCGCCTGATTCAAGTTGGCACGGATGGGGGACTGCTGGAGCAACCTTTAGCTGCTGTCGACTCTGTTTTGTTGGCACCGGCCGAACGGGTGGAGTTCTTTATCCAGACGGCAAAAAACCTGGACAGCAGCTTGCAGGCGCTGTACTACGATAGGCAAAAAATGATGGTGCAGGAAAATCCCGAGACCTTGATATTGGCAACACTCAAAATCCGCCACGAGAAAATCGAGCTACCCGAGCAATTACGCGTAATGCCGGCTATTCCTGCAGCCTCCAGCACCACAAAAGTCATATTTAGCGAAGTCATGCCCATGAGCCATGACATGCAGTCTGGGCACGGTTCTGGCATGACAGGAATGGACAGCGACATGATGCCCAGGATGGCAGCCATGCGCTCCATGTTCCGCATTAACAACCAGGTCTACGACATGAACCGCATAGACCTGCGCTGCCCGACTGGTGAGTGGCAGTACTGGGATATCATCAACGACTCCCATATGGACCATCCTTTCCACCTGCACGGAACGCAGTTTCAGGTGCTGGCACGTCAAACCGGCAACAGATCCGTCCCGGAGCCATTCCGGGCCTGGCGAGATACCGTCAATCTGCGCCCCAACGAGACCGTGCGCCTTGCATTCCGCCAGGACTTGCCAGGCCTGCGCATGTTTCATTGCCACATTCTGGAGCATGAGGACTTGGGCATGATGGCGCAGTTAATGGTGGAATAA